A portion of the Rubritalea squalenifaciens DSM 18772 genome contains these proteins:
- a CDS encoding DUF7594 domain-containing protein, with the protein MNLNALADSYANASRSNKNYGESIDLTLRSGNKIAFLKFEVPELPGAILSAELQLYAMNAASQIGIHNVDDDSWQENTLNWDLKPDHTLTAATSGALIANAYNTFDVSSLVNSSGVHSLALLYGDKGNIDISSRETNFQPILHITYDDSNVAPNGSDDEFYVIHDTDRTISGSGVLSNDQDPNGDTLTAKLQSAPTRGSVTLNADGSFVYTPTPGEFGVDSFTYVANDGYLDSAPVTVTLYLRGYSFLLPSAELDKLEGDLGIDLSLDQELDLIWAVNPPPADSSRLNQSNARIEQHRKSDFSLNLLDSNGVPLTGASVSASLKKRQFRFGGVLSLKHFAGANTDGLNGQAYKDKIKTYFDAVGLMNGLKPKLSAGNEQYLPDFFQWCQQNDVPVRGHLLLWPGGNHLSAEVEAKTTAIEQSEDPTEIATLTAELRTLVDNEITTWAATWDVYEWDVLNEILSNQRLQNIFGDAEMIRWFSLAQQNMVDPNADLLLNDYQIISCKEESRIAAYKERLDYLVNNGAAITAIGFQSRYKWRHEDPETLYNRLDQFSSYNMKLVGTEFEIKTSPGVFEPNEYTRARMTAETMTAYLSHPKVTSLFAWDFGKDYSERALLDSSGNPKLNGLVWYYLNRIRFTSAASTDSDADGMASFRGFHGEYEVTVEHEGRSFTTNINLTDGSAQEVNLPFSGTVSSNYAPSEDTFVYDNNETLTPYNWQRFDLRTDPDGPYSRIAYLKFDLSQMSGEEVSTILRLYSEVATTSLSIYQVDDSSWNQETLNWTNKPDLGTLLATVSTQDNTWVEIPLNFADNPGVITLAIINNLDQIAKVSSSESSNPPSLVTTEPYTAP; encoded by the coding sequence ATGAACCTCAACGCTCTAGCAGACTCCTACGCGAACGCTTCGCGTTCGAATAAAAACTACGGGGAAAGCATCGACCTTACACTCCGCTCCGGCAACAAGATTGCATTCCTCAAATTTGAGGTTCCTGAGCTGCCCGGTGCCATTCTCTCTGCTGAGCTCCAGCTCTATGCCATGAATGCTGCCAGCCAGATCGGTATCCATAACGTTGACGACGACTCTTGGCAGGAAAACACCCTCAACTGGGACCTCAAGCCCGACCACACCCTGACAGCTGCTACCTCTGGTGCTCTCATTGCGAATGCCTACAACACATTCGACGTCAGCTCCCTTGTCAACAGCTCCGGAGTACACAGCCTGGCCCTGCTTTACGGGGACAAAGGCAACATCGATATCAGTAGTCGTGAAACCAACTTTCAACCCATCCTGCACATCACCTATGATGACAGCAATGTGGCACCCAATGGCAGTGATGACGAGTTCTACGTCATCCACGACACAGACCGCACGATTTCCGGCTCCGGTGTACTCAGCAATGACCAAGACCCGAATGGTGACACACTCACAGCCAAGCTGCAATCCGCGCCTACCCGAGGCAGCGTCACACTCAATGCAGACGGATCTTTTGTTTACACCCCCACTCCAGGAGAGTTCGGGGTAGATTCATTCACCTACGTAGCAAATGACGGCTACCTGGACTCGGCACCAGTGACCGTCACCCTCTATCTGCGCGGCTACTCATTCCTTCTCCCCAGCGCGGAACTGGACAAGCTGGAAGGCGATCTGGGGATTGATCTTAGCCTAGACCAAGAACTGGATCTCATCTGGGCAGTCAATCCCCCACCTGCCGACAGCTCCCGACTGAATCAATCCAATGCAAGGATCGAACAACACCGTAAGTCCGACTTCTCACTGAACTTGCTGGATTCAAATGGAGTTCCACTTACCGGAGCCTCAGTCAGCGCAAGCTTGAAGAAACGCCAGTTTCGTTTTGGCGGTGTACTTAGCCTAAAACATTTCGCCGGTGCTAACACCGACGGACTGAACGGTCAGGCATACAAAGATAAGATCAAAACTTACTTCGATGCGGTAGGCCTGATGAACGGCCTGAAACCCAAGCTCAGTGCTGGCAATGAACAATACCTTCCTGACTTCTTCCAGTGGTGCCAGCAAAATGATGTACCGGTGCGCGGCCACTTGCTTCTCTGGCCTGGTGGCAACCACCTCAGTGCCGAGGTCGAAGCCAAGACCACTGCCATCGAGCAAAGCGAAGACCCCACAGAGATCGCCACCCTCACTGCTGAGCTTCGCACTCTAGTCGATAATGAGATTACCACCTGGGCCGCGACCTGGGATGTGTACGAGTGGGACGTCCTGAATGAGATTCTCTCTAACCAACGTCTCCAGAATATCTTTGGCGATGCCGAAATGATTCGCTGGTTCTCACTAGCCCAGCAGAACATGGTCGACCCAAATGCTGATCTATTACTCAACGACTACCAGATCATTTCCTGCAAAGAAGAGAGCCGAATCGCGGCCTACAAAGAGCGTCTGGACTATCTCGTGAATAACGGCGCAGCTATCACAGCCATCGGTTTCCAGTCCCGCTACAAATGGAGACATGAAGACCCGGAAACACTCTACAACCGCTTGGACCAATTCTCTTCCTACAACATGAAACTGGTAGGCACTGAATTCGAAATCAAGACATCCCCTGGAGTATTCGAGCCCAATGAATACACCCGGGCCAGAATGACCGCTGAAACCATGACGGCCTACCTTTCTCACCCTAAGGTCACCTCCCTCTTCGCCTGGGATTTCGGCAAAGACTACAGTGAGCGCGCCTTGTTAGACTCCAGTGGAAACCCAAAACTGAACGGCCTCGTCTGGTACTACCTGAACCGGATCCGCTTCACGAGTGCAGCTTCCACAGATTCCGATGCCGACGGCATGGCGAGCTTCAGAGGCTTCCATGGTGAGTATGAAGTCACGGTAGAGCACGAAGGCAGAAGTTTCACCACGAACATCAATCTCACCGATGGCTCCGCACAGGAGGTCAACCTACCATTCTCTGGCACCGTGAGCAGCAACTACGCTCCATCTGAAGACACATTCGTCTACGATAACAATGAAACCCTAACGCCATACAACTGGCAGCGTTTCGATCTCCGCACGGATCCTGACGGCCCATACAGCAGAATCGCCTATCTGAAGTTCGACCTCTCACAAATGTCTGGGGAAGAAGTGAGCACCATCCTGAGACTCTACTCCGAAGTCGCTACTACTTCACTTTCCATCTATCAGGTAGATGATTCCAGCTGGAATCAAGAGACTCTCAACTGGACGAACAAACCGGATCTGGGAACCCTGCTCGCCACCGTCAGCACCCAGGACAACACCTGGGTAGAGATCCCGCTCAACTTTGCGGATAACCCCGGCGTCATCACCCTAGCGATCATAAACAATCTGGATCAGATAGCCAAAGTGTCTTCCTCCGAGTCCAGCAATCCTCCATCACTGGTGACCACAGAGCCCTACACTGCTCCCTGA